DNA sequence from the Arthrobacter sp. V1I9 genome:
GGGATAGACCCGCTTGCTGACGCCTTCCGTGACGATGCCGGGGATCTGGAGGTTGGAGATGCGGTCCTCAATGTCCGGCTTCACGTCCTTGGCCACGATGTAGTAAGGCTGTTGGCCCGTTACAGCGTCCCGGAGGGCGTCCTGCTCCATGCCGAGGGCGGCGGCCAGCTCCGTGAGGCCCTGGTCCCGGCTGACGTCCACCAGCTTCTCTTTGCCGTCCACCGTCTCCAGGCGCTTAAAGGTTTCGGTTTTAGTGTTCACCCGCTGGTCCACCACCACGTTGTAGCGGATGACGCTGTTGGCCAGCACCGTTCCGCGGGAGTCGAGGATGCTGCCCCTCTCGGCAGGCAGGACGGTCCGCTTCATCCGGCTGTTCAAGGCAGCTTCGGCCATTCCTCCGACGTCCAGCCCCTGGACCAGGAAGAGTTTGCCGCCCACCACCAGGAGGAGCGTCAGCATCATGCCAAGACCCAGGCGGAGTCGCTTCTTGGCGTTGGGTACCTTGCCGCTTCTTGCTTTGCCGGTCCTCTGCGCCACCGTGATATTCCTTGCTGCTCGACCTTGTTGCCTGTCAGACCCGCCTGTTACTGTCCGGGGACCTTCTGCTGGGGCGCGGGTACCGATCCGCCGTGGAGCTCCACGGGCGGCACAGCCGGAGCGGATGCCGGCGGAGTGCGGGTTGGTGTTGCGTCAGGAGCCGGTTTCGTCTTTGCCGCCGCGGGAGCTGCAGCCGGGGCCTCTTCGACGGGTTTCCGGGCTTCCAGCGGATCCCGTTTGCTGGGTGGCGGAACCACGGTGAGCTGGCCGACCACAGCAGGTGCCGGAATGACGGCTCCGGCAGCGCCGTCCTTTACAGCCGGGGTTGCTTTGCCGGTAACGGAGAGGGTGGACAGGTCAATCTGGCCCTTAACGGTGGAAGGCACCATCCCCAGCTTCGTCGCCTGCGCCGCGAGGTTCTGGGGTGCTTCAAAGTTCTGGACCTGCTGGGTAAGGTCCTGGTTCTGCTTCGTCAGCGTGCTCTGCCTGGCACGGAGTTCCACCAACTGGTACTGCGCCGTGGAAACCGAGATGTTCAGGACGAGAACGGCGATCAGGGCCACGGCGAGCATGGCAAAGCACAGCACCACGAAGGGGGCACGGCGCTTGCGGGGAAGGGTCCGGACGACGGACAGAGGAGTGCGGCCCCGGCGCGGCCCGGCCGGCGAACCTGCAGGAAGCTGCTTGGCCGCCGAACCGGAAACGACGGGAAAGTTCTTCACGGCAGCGGTGCTCATTAAGCTCTCCTGGTTCGGATGCGTTCCACAGCACGAAGCCTTGCTGAGGCAGCGCGGGGGTTTTCGGCGATTTCGACGGCGGTCGGCACCTCGGTGCCTTTGGTCAGGGTCTTCAGTTCGGGTTTATGCTCTTCCAGCTCAACTGGAAAGCCGAGTGGGGCGGAGGATTTGGAGCGGGCCTGGAAAACTGCCTTGACGATCTTGTCCTCCAGCGAGTGATAGGACATGACTACAATCCGGCCGCCCAGTGCTGTGGCCTCCACGGCTGCGGGAACAGCACGTTCCAGTACGTCGAGCTCCTCGTTGACCTCGATCCGCAGGGCCTGGAATGTCCTCTTGGCGGGGTGGCCGCCGGACTTGGCCGCGCCCGCCGGAACGACGGCCCGGATTTGCTCCACCAGCTCGCCCGTGGTGGTGAAGGGCCTGGTGGCCCGGGAGGCGACGATCCTGTTCGCGATGCGTCCGGCGAACTTCTCCTCGCCCCACTTCCGGATGATCCGGACGAGTTCCTCTTCGCTGTAGTTGTTGACGACGTCGGCGGCCGTCTGCCCGCGGCTGGTGTCCATCCGCATGTCCAGCGGCGCGTCGAAGGAATACGCGAATCCCCGTTCGCGCTCATCCAGCTGGAGTGAGGAAACACCCAGGTCCATGAGGATTCCGTGAACTTCGGGAACGCCCAGGTCAGCGATGACTTCTTCTATTTCGTCATAGACGGCGTGGACCAGATCTGTCCGTGCCTCAAAAGGCGCCAGCCGCTCCCCGGCCAGAGCAAGGGCTTCTTCATCCCGGTCGATCCCGATCAGGTGGAGGTCCGGAAACCGCTGAAGCATTGCTTCGGAGTGGCCGCCCATCCCGAGCGTGGCGTCGATGGCCACCGGGGTTTCACCGCGGCTCCTGGCAGCCTCGAATCCGGGAGCCAACAAATTGATGCACCGGTCCCGAAGGACCGGCACATGGCGTTCAGACGTGGGCTTCGGTTGATCATTCATGCCTCGTCCTCTCTCGCCGTCGTTGTCACCTGGATTGGTTCTTGGCCCAGATCCCCATCCGCGCCTATCGTCCTGCCCGCCTGGCTCCGGGGAAGTGAGCCAGGTTGGCCGGCCGACGGGCCGGCTGGAGATCTCAGCCAAGAAAAACTGCCCGCTGTTCTGTTCCGGTCAGAGAATGCCCGGAATGGGATCATCGGTTTCGGAGAAGGCGGTCTCCTTCTCCGCGAGGTACTCATTCCAGGCCTGGGCGTCCCAGATCTCGGCGCGGGTTCCGGCGCCGATGACGGCCAGTTCCCTCCCGAGCCCTGCGTACTCCCGGAGCGCCGGCGGAATAGTCACGCGCCCCTGCTTGTCAGGTACCTCGTCAGAGGCTCCAGAGAGAAAGACGCGGATGTAGTCCCGCGCCTGTTTTGAGGAGATTGGCGCCTCCCGCATTTGCTCGTGAACCCGGGCAAATTCCTTCTCGCTGAAGACGTAGATGCAACGTTCCTGGCCCCTCGTGAGAACCAGTCCGCTGGCAAGTTCCTCCCGGAACTTAGCGGGGAGAATGATCCGCCCCTTTTCATCCAGACGTGGCGAATGCGTGCCCAGAAACACTGGCCCACCGCCTGTCCGATGTCAGGAACTGCACATCCCCTATGTTGCAACCACCCTCTTATGTCCTCCACATTACTCCACTTTCCACCACAGTCAACGTGAAAAGCGCGCCGGGCGGGGCAATTTTTGGGAAGGTGCGCCCAAAAAGACGCGGAAATACGCTGGTGGTGGGAAGTGGAGGACTTTCGCTCGGCCTGGGCCACGGGGAGGGGAAGATTGCAACCCTTGGGATCGAGGGGTCACGGCTCTGGGCGCTGCAGGCGGGTTAAACGCGAAAAGACCCGCCGAAGCGGGTCTTTTGGTCGCGCTCGCCCATTCCGGGGGGAGCAAAGTGGTGTGCCGGGGGCGTCCGGCTCAGTGGACGCCGGAAAGTTAGGGCTCGCCCCTGCGCCTCTCGTCCCAGCGTTCCTCCAGGCTGCTCATGAAGGAGCTCCGCTGCTTGCCGGCCTTGCCTGTACCGGTCTTGGTTCCTTTCGCTGCCGACGAGCTGCTCCGCATCGTGGCGAAGTAGACGCCGCCGCCCATCACAATGAAGCCCAGGACACCAACAAAGATACTTTGGAGGGTGACGCCCACCAGTAAGAGGAAGACACCGGCCAGCGCGCCAAGGACGCCGATCACGACGTGTCTCGTCGACCACGAACGCCCGGGGTCCGACCCCATGGAATTCGCGAACTTTGGATCATCCTCGTGAAGCTGCTTCTCCAGCTGCTCCAGCAGCTTCTGTTCGTGCTCCGACAGCGGCATCACGACCTCCTTTTGTAGGCCAACGTCCGGGCTGGTCCCAGCCACTACTTCTGCTCGGATAACGTCTGGTATGCCCTGGTGGTTCCCGTACCCGCCTGCTGTGGCGGTAAACGGCAACCCGGGCATACAAATCCGGAGCGAAAGCATGTCCAAGAGAGCCCGGTAGTAAGTCCTGTCACTCAAAAACTTCGTATCTCTAAGGATAGTTTGTTCAAGGCCGTTCTGAAAGACGGCAATGACTTTCCCGGCGCCCTCCCCGCCGCTTATCTGCCGGGTTTATCCGGGCCCGCTCCCTGGTTCCAGGAGGCGGGCAGGAAGAACCGACTTACCGCCGAATTTGCGGGCCACCTGGTCCACAGCCTGCTCTGCGGCGCGCCAGTTGTCATCCCTCCGGTCGATGCTCAGCTGGAGTGAGGTGCGCGCGGTTTCTTCGAGCTGCTCCGCACGCACACCTACCAGCCGCACGGTCATCGTCCTGTCCACGGAGTCCAGGAGCTGCAGCGCCACCGCATAGATGAGCTGCGCACTGTCCACGGGCGTTTGGACGGTCCTGCTGCGCGTGATGGTGGAGAAATCCGCGAACCGCAGCTTCAGTGCGATGGTCCGGGCCACCATGCCCGAACCCCGCAGCCGCTCTGCTGTACGGTGCGAGAGCCGCAGCAGCTCCCGGTGGAGGAGGGCGTCGTCGGCGGTATCCACGGCGAAGGTTTCTTCAGCCCCGATGCTCTTCTCGAGACGGACCGGGGTCACGGGACGCGGGTCTATTCCCCACGCGAGCTGATGTACGTGGACTCCTGTGGCGCCGAGCATCTTCTTGAGGGAGGAGGCCGGAGTGGCCGCCAGGTCCGCTACGGTCTTGATGCCCATCCTCGCCAGGACATCGGTGGTTTTCGCGCCCACGCCCCAGAGGGCACCGACGGGCAGGCTGTGGAGGTACGGAACGGTTTCATCAGGCGTGATCAGGAGCAGGCCGTCAGGTTTACAGCGGGTGGAAGCGATTTTTGCCACAAACTTCGTCTCAGCGATCCCCACCGACGCGGTGATGCCCAATTCAGCCGCTACCCTGCTCCGGATCAGCTCACCGATAACCCGGGGCGGGCCCAGCCGGCGGATTGCGCCACTCACATCCAGGAATGCTTCATCCACGCTGAGCGGCTCCACCAACTCCGTGACCGATTCGAAGATTGCCATCAGCTGGGCGGAAACCTCGTAGTACACCTTGTGCCGGGGCTCGATGATGACTGCCTGGGGGCACATGCGCATCGCCACCGCCATTGGCATGGCCGACTTGACGCCGAACGCCCTGGCTTCGTACGACGCCGACAGGACGACCGAGCGCTCTGCCGGATAGCCAACGATGACGGGCCTGCCCCTGAGCTCGGGCCTCGTGCGCAGTTCCACGGTTACGAAAAAGGCGTCCATGTCCACGTGCATGATGCAGTTGCGCCTGCGGCGCCGGAGGCTTGCTCCGGCCGGCTCGTTCGTCCCAACAGGTGCCACGGCTGCAATCCTATCGCTTTGTACTGACTAAACTGGAGGCTGAATCCGGCATCTACACCAGGAGGAATGTCCCTGTGACGGTCATTGGAAACCCTAAGCCAGCAGCCCTGGCCGCTTTCGCTGCCGGGGCAGCACTGGCCCTCGCTGCCTGCAGCCCAACGCCCACAGGAACACCGGATCCCACCGTCTCGGCATCTGCACCGGAAACTGTCCAATCAACCATGACCGCCTCGGCCAGCCCCTCCGCCTCGCCCAACACCTCCGCAACGGTAGGTGGCTTCGTCGCAGGTTTCCCCCAGCAGCTCCTGCCGCTCATGCCGGGCGCGAGCGTAGTGTCCAGCAGCTTCGATAAGGCGTCGACGCCGGCCACCGCCGCCTTGGTTGCCACCATTACCTCGCCCACTGCGAAGGTCATGGATTTCTACACGAAGAAACTGGAGGCGCGCGGGTTCAAGGCAGTCCCCGGTGAGGCCGTGGGGGCGGTCGCTTCGAAGGACTTCGTCCGGGGAGACAATGAGACGGTCAATCTCTCCGCCGTGGAAACGGCCGGTGTGGTCACCTTCACCATCGGCGCCAACGTGGCAGCTGAGTCAGCCAAGTGACGGCGGCTGAGCAGCTAAGGAATGAACAGGCCGCTTTCGTTGCGGCAGTAGCCGGCGAACTGAACGACTTCCTCACGTCCAGGCAGTCCATTATGTCCGCCATCTCTCCGGACATCGAACCCATCATGGGTTCCATCTCCAATCTGGTGACCGGCGGAAAGCGCCTCCGTGCGCTCATGTGCTACTGGGGATGGCGGGGCGCCGGCGGTGACCCGTCCGCTCAGCAGGTAGTGACAGCCGGTGCGGCGCTGGAATTGTTCCAGGCTGCCGCGCTGATCCACGATGACATCATCGACCGTTCGGACACCCGGCGTGGCGGACCCAGCGTTCACCGCCGCTTCAGCGAGCTGCACGGCACCCGCGGCTGGGCGCTGGACAGCGAGCGGTTCGGGCAGGCAGCCGCAATCCTCGCCGGGGACCTCTGCCTCTCGTTCAGTGAAGAAGCTTTCACGGATATCGGCGAGCGGGCTGCTGCGGGCAGCCGGGCAAGGCTGATCTTCAACCTCATGCGCGCAGAGGTGATGGCTGGCCAGTATCTGGACATCCTGGAGGAAGTGGCCGGTCCTGTTCGGGACCGCGCGGGCGCCGTCAGCAGGGCGCAGTCGATCATCAGGTTCAAGTCAGCCAAGTAC
Encoded proteins:
- a CDS encoding DUF3040 domain-containing protein, which encodes MPLSEHEQKLLEQLEKQLHEDDPKFANSMGSDPGRSWSTRHVVIGVLGALAGVFLLLVGVTLQSIFVGVLGFIVMGGGVYFATMRSSSSAAKGTKTGTGKAGKQRSSFMSSLEERWDERRRGEP
- a CDS encoding polyprenyl synthetase family protein, giving the protein MTAAEQLRNEQAAFVAAVAGELNDFLTSRQSIMSAISPDIEPIMGSISNLVTGGKRLRALMCYWGWRGAGGDPSAQQVVTAGAALELFQAAALIHDDIIDRSDTRRGGPSVHRRFSELHGTRGWALDSERFGQAAAILAGDLCLSFSEEAFTDIGERAAAGSRARLIFNLMRAEVMAGQYLDILEEVAGPVRDRAGAVSRAQSIIRFKSAKYSTEHPLALGGALAGASNELLRGYSAFALPLGEAFQLRDDVLGVFGDPLTTGKPAGDDLREGKRTVLVALALDQASGPESAFIDARLGSPDLADEDILEIRRIIEESGALQATEVLINEFGAAAFDALEALPLDELPKTALRRLAEATVSRAS
- the mraZ gene encoding division/cell wall cluster transcriptional repressor MraZ, encoding MFLGTHSPRLDEKGRIILPAKFREELASGLVLTRGQERCIYVFSEKEFARVHEQMREAPISSKQARDYIRVFLSGASDEVPDKQGRVTIPPALREYAGLGRELAVIGAGTRAEIWDAQAWNEYLAEKETAFSETDDPIPGIL
- the rsmH gene encoding 16S rRNA (cytosine(1402)-N(4))-methyltransferase RsmH, which codes for MNDQPKPTSERHVPVLRDRCINLLAPGFEAARSRGETPVAIDATLGMGGHSEAMLQRFPDLHLIGIDRDEEALALAGERLAPFEARTDLVHAVYDEIEEVIADLGVPEVHGILMDLGVSSLQLDERERGFAYSFDAPLDMRMDTSRGQTAADVVNNYSEEELVRIIRKWGEEKFAGRIANRIVASRATRPFTTTGELVEQIRAVVPAGAAKSGGHPAKRTFQALRIEVNEELDVLERAVPAAVEATALGGRIVVMSYHSLEDKIVKAVFQARSKSSAPLGFPVELEEHKPELKTLTKGTEVPTAVEIAENPRAASARLRAVERIRTRRA
- the dinB gene encoding DNA polymerase IV, translating into MHVDMDAFFVTVELRTRPELRGRPVIVGYPAERSVVLSASYEARAFGVKSAMPMAVAMRMCPQAVIIEPRHKVYYEVSAQLMAIFESVTELVEPLSVDEAFLDVSGAIRRLGPPRVIGELIRSRVAAELGITASVGIAETKFVAKIASTRCKPDGLLLITPDETVPYLHSLPVGALWGVGAKTTDVLARMGIKTVADLAATPASSLKKMLGATGVHVHQLAWGIDPRPVTPVRLEKSIGAEETFAVDTADDALLHRELLRLSHRTAERLRGSGMVARTIALKLRFADFSTITRSRTVQTPVDSAQLIYAVALQLLDSVDRTMTVRLVGVRAEQLEETARTSLQLSIDRRDDNWRAAEQAVDQVARKFGGKSVLPARLLEPGSGPG